The sequence agtccttaTAAACTAAATACCCCTATATATATAGAGTTATTGCATAATTTCTAACATGTTTCTAGATGTTTAGACAGAGCCACTGGACACCATAGGCAAAATGGTCTAACCAAGATTGGTGCATTTGGCGGCCATAGGTTCTTCATAAATTTGGTTCGCCTCTACACACTATTCACGATGACATCACATACTACCTCCCGTTTCCGCCGAAACTTCATCTAGGTTTTGAGGCCCAAATTCGAAAACTATTCACCGATGGTTTGAGACCGAGACTACCAAAACCTTCTCTAGAATTGCATCCGCTACGCTTCATCCACGATCTCGATACATGTCACCGTTTGTCATGTCCTCAGTGTGTATTTGACTTGGTTAACCATCATCCTAATTTGGTCACATGATAACCAATTAACCATCATCCGAATCATTAGATAATTTTATAGCTATGTTATATTATCGTTGCTGGCTTCTTTTATCGGTTGTATTTTTTTTATCTCGACTACCCTAGGTTAAAATAATAAAATCCTAGGTCCATAATTGCTCGTGGATTACGATTCACCAGAGGCAGGAGCCCACCCCACCGTCCTATGAAAGAGAGAGGAGACCGTGATCTCAGAACATTCACGACTCAAACAGGTTGATTCGCATGGTTGAGAGCTTGAGGCTCTGGTTCGATCGCATCTCAACCCTGTTAATTCTGTTCATAAACAAAACAGATGACAACACGGCAAATGCAGCACACTGGAACTGGAAATAGACGAGACGATCTTCTTCTCCTAGGACAGTCTGCAGCCTGCACGCGCGCAATCTCGGTCTCGGCCACTCTGCTTTGTTTTTCAATCTCGGAACTGCATGCATGAAAATGGGTGTTACACAAGTTACTAGGCCGCCTACTCTGCTCGCTACGAAACAAGCTGATTCCACCGCCACCGGGGCTCCGTCGTCTCTACTCTGCTCTGCAGCTGCTCACGAGATGGAGTTTCTCCACCTCCGCGGCTTCCTCGGCGCCTCTCCGGGCGCTCCCGGCACGTGCCCGTCATGCCCCGCCGCGTCGCCGCCGGTCATCTTGGCCAGCCTGCCCAGCTTCTTCCACCCGCTGCTCCACGCCGAGGGCCCCTGGCTGTGATTCTTGCTACCAACGCCTCCGCCGGTTGCCTTGAgccccgccgccaggggcgacggCGCGCCGCGCTCCACCAGCTTCTGGAGCGCGTCCATCTCGTGCTGCAGCTCCAGGTACTTGGCCTTCATGCTCTCCAGCTCCAGCTTCAGCGTGTTGATGTCCTTCTTCGCCGCCGCCCACCCTTCCTGGAACGACTGCGGCGTGCCGTCCAGCAGCTGCCGTCGCGTCGGCGGCGCCACGCCGTCCGCCGCCTTGTTGGCCagcagcgcggcggcggcggcgttggaGGACGAGCCGCTGGCCAGCGCGTTGCTGATCTTCACCTGCTCCGAGAAGAGCACCTGGACCACCACCCGCAGCGGCAGCCGCTCGTTCTGCGCCGCGTGCATGCACGCGTCCAGCGACAGCTTCTGGCAGTCCATCACCCGGCACAGACGCTTCCGCTCGTGCTCCGTCAGCGTCGGGTGCGCCTGAACCAGCCAGACCAGACCACCATCATCGGCTCATCGCCAAGAACGAAGGAAGACCGAAGAATCAAATCAACAGCAGTGACTTGACTTGCCTTGAGGTACGAGTCGACGGCTCGGTAGAGACCGTCGTCGCAGGTGCGCGCCGACTCCGGGAGCGACTCGGCCAGCACCTGGAACTTCGTCAGGGACAGGTTGCGGTCGCGGGACACCTCGGAGAGGTAGCTGTCGAGCAGCCGGGCGACGCGCGCCTTGGCGTTCAGCCCCGCCGACGCCGACGCTGCCGCGGCGCCCGCCGTCCTAGCGCCGTAGTACTCGGGCAGCGGCGGCTGCTCCACGCGGCCGGGGCTGGACGACGCCAGCAGCtccgtctgctcctgcaccaggaaGTGCTCGACGAGGCGCTGCACGAGGTCCACGTCGTAGGCGGTGTCGGCGCGGCCGTAGGAGGGGATGAGCAGGTCGGCCAGCACCGCCTGCTCGAGCTGCATGCCCACGCGCTTCTCCAGCTCCGTCACCAGCGCCGGGGCGGCCTTCAGCATGACGGCCAGGCGGAGCAGGCGGAGGAGGAAGCCGCACGAGACGCTGTCGCGCTGCAGCGGGATGATGCTGATCAGGCTCTCCACCACCATGCGCTGCTCCCGCGCCGGCGTGCTCCCGGCGATGTcgtccttgccgccgccgccgccgccgccgctggcgaTGATCATGTGGAGCCCGCCGCCGGGGGACGCCTGGGCCTGAGCCCAGGGCTCCTCCAGCGCGCCGCCGTGCGGGCCGTCCTTGGTGAGACCCGGGAGCCATTTGGATGCGTAGTGGGTGATGGACGCGCCGATGAGATCGAACCGCATGCCTACCACAAAGAGAAAGAGGCAACGAACAGGAAATTGTTTCGATTACTAGCTTCACTCACAAATGATAAAGTAACAATGTTGTGTATCATCAATAATTCCTCTTTATTATGCTGATACGACACAAGAGTACCATAGGTAAAAAAAAAAATagatgaaaagaagaaaaaagataGAGCACGAAGTGGAGGCCAGAGTCACGTTAATATTGGGTGCAGTTTAATTACTAACACACACATGGTTTATATTACTTTCATTTtaatttataatttgtttgactTTTTTAGTCGAGTTTGATCAGCTCGTCTTATTACTAGCACACACACAATTTATTTCTCACATGAGGCTTTGCTTGAGTACTCTAGTATTTAGATCAATACACATGTATTAAGGTGCATTGAAATGTAAATTAGTTTAACTTACACTTTAGggtttgttcggttagctctcaattcatgtggattgagtgagattggatAGGTTCGAATCTCAAATAAGTCAAATTTATTCTTATTTTTTTCCAATCATATCTAacccatgtgtattgggaataaccgaacaaaatTCTattcaatccatgtgtattggggcAACTGATGCAAATTATGTTCAGAGTCTGTTGGTTTATTTGGTGCTGATGGGCAAATGGAAGGGTCTCCGTGCGTCCCATTCCCACGGCCCACGTCGGCGGCGATCTGATCCTACCGGCCGGCATCTCCCTCCAAATAGAATGGAAAGGACGATGTGACGGCTTGCCACTCAGAGCGTTGTGGCTCCAACATTCCAACATCAACGAAACCGCCAATGAAAACAACAGCTGGCGTAATTTGCACTGGTTCTGAAAGCTAATGGAACTGGAAGGCTAGTTTAATTTTATCTCGTTTTCATGTAGAAGTTGAATAAAAAAATTTCTACCGTTTGGTTTCACGGGATTCATCAAATTGATTTGGTACCAAATTAAGGGGAAGACACACATATATGGTGACCAGGAGTGAAGCCGGGGCCCAGCTTCACTGTCGACGGCAGCTCATGTGATTGTGCCAGTGTCTTGGGCTCTTGGCACAGCTTGAACAATGCACACTGTGCTCCACTGTTCATGACACTTGCGCCATAAAACtattttgttttttgttttccctCACATGCATGCGCGCAGATAAGAATGTTGTTTTCTCGACAGGGAGGAACATTGAACGGTACTAATAATCCGTGCTGCACTCATGTAGCTGGATCAGTACGTGAATGGTCCATCGATCTAGCTGTTAGCTAGCTAGTACTAGTACTAATCAGagtttttttttgtgtgtgtgtggaAGGAGATACTAATTGGAGATAATACCTTCTTAAACATGAGCATTAATATAAGATACAGTGTGATTAAGCTAGCGGTCGATCGCTATGGTACGGTACCTTTGACCTTGATGGCGGTGACGACGCGCACGAAGTGGTCGATCCGGAGCATGGACACGTCCTCGAACCACCAGTCCGGCGGCGGCACGGCCTGCCGGCTCGGGCTCGACTCCTTGGagtccccgccgccgccgccgaggttCCACCGGGGGCTCGCCGTGCCGCCGCCGGCGCCTGCCCTGGTGGTCGGCATCGGCCTCCCCCCACCGCCGCCGGTGTAGGCCCAGCGCACGCCCCGCGGGTTGGCGCAGGCCTTCCAGGCGATGGACTCGCTGCAGCGGCGCACGATCTGCAGGTTCTCGGCCCAGGGCGAGAGGCCCTCGCAGGTCTTGAGCACCACGATGGAGTCCCGCCACGACGACAGCACCACGTAGCTGAGGAACGCCTCCGTCTTGAAGATGAGGTTGCCTTCCTCCAGCTCCTCCGTCATCTCCAGGTACTCGGCGGCGCAGCGCAGCCCCGAGATGTTGCCCGCCGTCAGGTCCACCGCCATGCCGTAGCAGAACCGCGCCGCCAGCTCGAACGAGTCCGCGCCGCCCGGGACGTCGTCCAgctccaccaccaccgccgccgccgcgcccgagtccggggccgccgccgccgtctcgTAGATCACGCGGCTCATCCGCCCGCTCCGGGAGATCATCGGGTACTGCGGGCATCAGGGGTGCAGGCGCGCGCGCGTGCGCATGCATATATTGGATATGAATATGATCGTGTGGTTGCAGCTAGCACGACGTACGGGAACAATAAATTATGAAATAATTAACAAAGCCACTAGCAGCTAGCTACCTTGTGAAGGTGGAAGCTAACATCTCCAACTTTGACAAGCAAATCGCTGGGAATATCGCTGTTTACATACCTGCTCAAAATCATTCGCTCGGAACGGTGAACATCAACTTTAATTAATTAGCACTAAAATTATATACATGGATGAACGAAGTatatagctagctagctagctagctagatgTACCAGGACTGGTCTCTTCGAACAAAGCCGTCGTTCTTGAGCGCTGCCTCGTACCGGCCCGaggagccgccgccgccgacagGGACGAGCCCGCGCTCGCGCTCACCGGCATGGCAATCGCCCTCTGACTCCCACATCGTCTTCAATCGACGCTCGCCTCGCCTTGACTGAACGACTACAGAAGCTTGTGTGTGTGCGTGTATATAGCTCTCTCCGgggtgctctctctctctctctctctatatgatATTCATGAAAAGAAATGGACAGACGAGCAAACTTGTCATTACTACTGCCTTCATTTGGTTCCAGATAAGAAGTCATTTTTTTAGTTAAAATATCTCTAATTTGACCAACACACTATAAAAATTGCATTGACAAAGGTCAAATCGGAGATACTTTAGCTTTCAAAAAATATTAAATGACTTATGATTTAGAAATTTAAATGGATTATAACTTAGAGTGGATGAAGTAAGGTAGTCCAATTTAAGAAACTAAAATGGTTACTTCATATGGAAACTGCGCGAGTGCACGCGGATGGGAGATGATGAATAAGCAGCAGCACTGCAGCAGGGTACTGCAGCCGTCCTGCTCTCGTTGTCGTTGCAA is a genomic window of Zea mays cultivar B73 chromosome 5, Zm-B73-REFERENCE-NAM-5.0, whole genome shotgun sequence containing:
- the LOC100281161 gene encoding Coleoptile phototropism protein 1, whose amino-acid sequence is MWESEGDCHAGERERGLVPVGGGGSSGRYEAALKNDGFVRRDQSWYVNSDIPSDLLVKVGDVSFHLHKYPMISRSGRMSRVIYETAAAAPDSGAAAAVVVELDDVPGGADSFELAARFCYGMAVDLTAGNISGLRCAAEYLEMTEELEEGNLIFKTEAFLSYVVLSSWRDSIVVLKTCEGLSPWAENLQIVRRCSESIAWKACANPRGVRWAYTGGGGGRPMPTTRAGAGGGTASPRWNLGGGGGDSKESSPSRQAVPPPDWWFEDVSMLRIDHFVRVVTAIKVKGMRFDLIGASITHYASKWLPGLTKDGPHGGALEEPWAQAQASPGGGLHMIIASGGGGGGGKDDIAGSTPAREQRMVVESLISIIPLQRDSVSCGFLLRLLRLAVMLKAAPALVTELEKRVGMQLEQAVLADLLIPSYGRADTAYDVDLVQRLVEHFLVQEQTELLASSSPGRVEQPPLPEYYGARTAGAAAASASAGLNAKARVARLLDSYLSEVSRDRNLSLTKFQVLAESLPESARTCDDGLYRAVDSYLKAHPTLTEHERKRLCRVMDCQKLSLDACMHAAQNERLPLRVVVQVLFSEQVKISNALASGSSSNAAAAALLANKAADGVAPPTRRQLLDGTPQSFQEGWAAAKKDINTLKLELESMKAKYLELQHEMDALQKLVERGAPSPLAAGLKATGGGVGSKNHSQGPSAWSSGWKKLGRLAKMTGGDAAGHDGHVPGAPGEAPRKPRRWRNSIS